In Siniperca chuatsi isolate FFG_IHB_CAS linkage group LG24, ASM2008510v1, whole genome shotgun sequence, the DNA window GGACAAAGGCAAAAATACAATGAGCTAAATGGTATTTGGTGACATTTCTGATCCAGCGGGTTGTACTCAGAGAGGTAAAGGGTGTGATATTTAATAAAGGCTGTAAGCCAGATAGAGTCTGTGGCGGCTCCATGCGCTTCTGGTGAATCAGTCgcaaacacagcagacaggaggaagaaaagaaaggaaggaaggaacgAGGggggaagaaaggaaggaaagaaagaaagttatGTTCTCACCTTGTCATTCCTCTCACAAAGGAACTTGAGTCTCTGGGCTCTCTTGTGCATGAAGACGCCGTCCAGGTGGCCCGTCTCCACTGAGCGGATCTCTATGGCCTTCTCACCCCAGCCCATGATCTGGTTTGACCTAATGTAGGCTGCTCAGCCACAGAGGGAGACAACAGAAGGGTATGACTAGAGCGGCACGGATTCATTCAAGAAATGGTGACTATTGCTGTTACAAAGAGGCACCACAGTTTCTCTTGCTAGCACTCGTGGTTCATGCTGAAGAACAGATAAAAGTCAAACTGGGCTGTTTGCTGgaatgtcttattttttttaatggccCCACTTACCCACTGAAGTTGGCATTTCTCCCCACTGCAGCACCACGTCCTTGGTGATGCGCCCGTAGGTGTTGACGTAGACGCCCTCGTCCTCGTAGCACACCAGCAGCTCGATCCCGTCAGTGTTGGGCAAGATGATGATGGCGTGGCACTGAATGCTGGTCTGGATCTGCGGGcgaaaaaggaagaagagttaAGAGAGTAAAGAGCATCAAAAACAAGATATGATCAGACTGCGCTAAGTGCTTACATGTGTGGGCAGGTAGATGTCGTAGACGGCACCGGAGTCCACATCCACAGCATGGAAGCCTGAGCAGGAGCCGTAGATGACCTTTAACCTCTGACCTTCCTCCACCGTCAGGTCAACCAGCAGAGGCCTGTGCACCAGGTCACCAAAAGACTAAAGCCAACCATGAATAAATAAGTTAGTTGGGTCGACTTACAGAGGAGTAACAACTAAAAACGTCTTTGGTGGAATGATTAGAGATCCAGATCCAACCATGTTTACCTTAAAGGCCATGAACTTGTGGTAGGGTTTGGGTGCCCAGGCGTACACCTCCACAGCGTTCTTCAAGGCCAGCACCAAGAACTTAATCCTCTCATACTTCACTGGAATAAAAAAGTAGAAGTGAGTCATTTACGAGTGATAGTATTGCTTAAAGTAGAGCTTATCAACAAATCTTGGTCAAGTTTAACCTTCTCTTTGTGTATATTATTCATTTGAGGTTCAGGAATCTGTGATAGACAAAGAAACGTACCGACTTTGTAGTGGACGCAACCCTCCAGGTCGCCCACATTAACCCAGCCCTGCTTCTTCTCCACCTCAGGGTCGTTGTGCAAAATCTTGTTTCTCAGCCACGACAGGTAATACACTCGCAGCTTGTTCTTTTTACCTGCAGGAGGTGGAGTTTGATTGAAAAAGTAGtgagagtgacagacagacaacctcCTACACAATTGTTTTACAATCAATTTCTAAAAGTAATATGGTTTTCACAGCTATGTAGTCTCAAATTATACACTGTGGACTGCATGTAAACTGAAAGTTTAGAGCCGTCAGTGTTGAAAGTGACAATACAACAACAATTATGcatttcttttctgtccattCTCAAAGATGAGTCGCACTGTGGCAATACATTTctccaaagaaaataaaagatgcATGTAAGAAGTGACGGCAACTCCAAACAGTCAAACGAATAAAACCAGCTACCGATCCTTCCAAACCTTCATCACTACTTCTACatgactgaaaataaatcaaagatCAATATTTGTGTTCAGTAACCAAAGGCAGCACATCGCACTGTACCCGATATGGTGACCAGGACATTGAGCCCCTCCAGCACATCCATCTGCTGGATGCGTCGCCTGTTGATCAGGGGGTAGACCTTCCCCTGACCGCTTCGGTCCAGCAGCATCAGACCGCTCTCTGTCCCCACCAGCAGGTTCACTCCTGGaacagacaaacatgcaaacataaatGAAACACCCCTAGTTAGCTGAGCTTTGATGGATACCAGGGCAGAACAATTAGGTTTTACAAGCAACCACCCCCACTGAGGTGTTTCTGAGCAAGACCATGATTCCCTACCAGTGGTCGTATGCAGCACATTGCCACATCGCATGTTGATTTTTAAGATACACTTACCCCAGAGTGCAGCACACAGGATCTCAGAGTTGAACCTCTTCTTGTACTTGCGAATCTCTGGCGTATCGCTCGGCGGGCGCGTGTTGACTGGGTTGACGTTGACCACCGAGCCTTTACGGGACGGGTCCGACCTCAGCGGGTCTGCCAGCCGTCCGTCCTGCCCAAATGCTGCTGGAGGGGGGCACATAGGTGGTAGAGGTCAGGCTGGAGGTCAACatgtaattaaattattaatgaacAACCTGGTGCCTGGTTTGAACACATGGTGCTGTGTACacttatctgtgtgtgtctgtcttcagtTTAACATCACTCTTGTACTTGTTACACGGCACATTCTTATATAGAGTACATGAGACTATGCTGCAAATATCCTCTTGCATAACACTAATGTACACTGTACAACTTGACTCATCACCTCAGCTCAGATGTTTCAACATAATTTCTTTATCAGTGCTAGAAAAAATGTGTGGCTGAGAAGCCATTGCTCAGAAAAACTCCCTCAacggaaaaaaacaaacttctgtCATTGGGGAACTGAAATGGGCTACAttcaacagtttttaaattactGAGCTGCCCTAATAAAACACATTCGCACAGTTAGTTGTTGACCTACCCATGTTGTTGAGGGAGCTGCCGCTGGATGGAGAGATCTGGAGAAGACGAGGGTCGATGAAAGGagtgaaggaagaggaagacttGTGTTTGGACATGGAGTTGCTTTCTGACTGGGACTGACAGAGATTTAAGACGTTTAGAAAACAAAGACTTGTACTGCATAGAAAGCAGTTCGTGTTTGTCGAAAAAAAACTGGATTTAATAGTAATCATTATCAAGTAACTTTAAAATGGAGATTAGGCAACACAACGAGATTAGGCCTTTGGTCTAAACCACGACAAAGATTTGTTACACTGATTTGTAATTTATAAAACTGTTGATTTAAACAGCACCCTCTGTTTTGAACATTTCACGCTTCACGTTTTCTtgcagccttattccaaaatggattaaattcattattttcctcaaaattctataaacaataccccataatgacaacgtgaaagaagtttatttgaaatctttgcaaatttattaaaaataaaaaacataagtattcacagcctttgctcaatactttgttgaagcacctttggcaccaattacagcctcaaggctttttgagtatgatgctacaagcttggcacacctatttttgggcagtttctcccattcttctttgaacttcttccatttacggatgatggaggacactgtgctcattgggacctttaATGCCGCAGAAAtctttctgtacccttccccagctCTGTGCCTcaatacaatcctgtctcggaggtctacagacttcatggcttggtttatgctctgacatgcactgttaactgtgggaccttaaaTAGAccggtgtgtgcctttccaaatcatgtccaatcaactgaatttaccacaggtcgactccaatcaagttgtagaaacatctcaagtatgatcagtggaaacaggatgcacctgggctcaattttgagtgtcatggcaaaggctgtgaatacttatgtacatgtgattgttttagttttttatttttaataaatttgcaaagatttcaaacaaacttctttcacattgtcattatggggtattgctTGTAgaattttggaataaggctgtaacaaaataaaatgtggaaaaagtgaagtgctgtgaatactttccggatgcactgtagtTGGCACTGCAATTCAAGTTTAtaacaaaatcaaatgaaaaagaTGACGTGCAGTGATGTTAGTTGTTGTGAAGCTAGCGAGGACAGAAATGttagagaggaaaaacaacatgtgCGACAAGAAGAAATGTGTTGAGGGAAATGAGAAATGATCCAAACACTGGCTGCTGTGAAGCATTAGAGGAAAAAGCTGCTCCTAATAAAGCACAGAGGATCGTAATTCCACCACCCAAGATGATGCATGTTGCCTGCAACGCAGTTATGTGTCACACTGCAAACGAGGCAGTAATTTATAataatcaacattaaaaataaatgtgattccTTTAAGTAGGTCATGTGTGCTTGAGGATTTGTGGTCCATTCCATATTTGGTACACTaaaaattttaatatattgtcCCATTTCACCCCTACCATCACACCAAGCATGCCATCACCCAACACTGCTAAGACTACTTATAGTGGTTATAATGTTCAACCCAAGAAGCTCCAGTTTAGTTTCCTCCATGCCATGACCACGTTCTACCACCAGGAGGCACCAGTGTTAGCAGCGACACAGTGCAATGCAGTGAATTGCAGGAGGGAATGAGGTTGCAGCCTGCTCAGAGGATTCAAACCAGGTGACAGCCAAGCCAGAAGGGTGCAGAGGAGAGCCAGAGTGAAGCCAGGAGGGAACAGAGGGGGCAGGATAGGCCGCAGAGAGGCTCCGAACAACCATCAAGGACTGGACGGGGGGTGTGTATAGGCTTAGAGATGGAGGTGTGTTTGCTACAGTGGTAAACATTAACCAATCCTGCTTAAAATAACTAGACAAAATAGCATTTGCAAATAATTTATTCTACCTAACTTCATGTCCAGGGAGAGGATGGCGATATAAAAACTTACAATGAAGAACACTTAATAATAATTCTCTATGGTGGCAACTTAGTCTTGAGGCAGTAAATCATTTATCATCTTGGACACAAATTAGATAGAACAAAACAATTGCAACTGCCATTTGACCCAAATCTGCTTATTGCATGTCTAAGCCTGTACACTCAACAAGTGCAACAGTCCTCTCCACGGTTGTTTGTCTCAGTGATGTGAGGGTGACATACCTCTATGGCAGTGAGCTTGTCCAGGGGGTTCTGTGGGGACATGGCAGGACTGGCATGGCTAGATGAtgaggggaaggaggaagaggaggaggaggaagggatggTTGTGGAAGAGGAAGGGGAGTGATGGCTCTGCTGGATAAGGTCTGGTAGGTGGTGTATGCGGCCAGCAAAGCCGTTTTTCTCTGGGAGGCCGTGGCCGGGGGGTTGTGGCTGGCCGTGGCCATGACCAGGGCCAgccgaggaagaggaggaggatgagagatTGACCGATCGCTTTATGTCAACGGTGCTCTGGAAGCAAGAACAGGCACACTTGGGCTCGAGCAAGCAggtggagagaaggaggagatgtATTTTGGCTGCTAGTCTGCTGCTTCGTATCAGGATTTACTCCCATTTCACAACAAGATCCGCTTATCCCGACATCAACATAATCTTTAAATTCATCTTTGGAGATCACCACTGCTGTGCATGTTGCGTTAAATGCAAACTATAACTATCTGACGTATTAGATTATCCAtctgtaaatgtgaagcagcaaGTCTATAATGACTATAATAACATAAACGCACGGTAATGTACAGGAACACAGTGGAAATGATGGAGAACGAGTGGATAAACAACTGACACtggacaaagaaaaaggaaaatgataTTTCTATCAACTATATACAAGCAGAATATGACTTTAACTTAACAAGAACTTGTCTTGGTGTTAAATGTAGAAGTTGGCAATCTCATTAAGGCCGGCTCCTCCTCCCCTTACCTGTCTGATGACCAGCGTACCATCCTTGCAGGGCGTAGTGGCTTGGTCGCTCTCTGAGTCTTCAACCAGCATGGTCTTAGCAGACTCCGTCTCCCCGTTACTCAGCCTCCTGCAGAAGCCATGGGAATATCTGATGTCCGTAACCAGACCAGTGTTAACAGTCATGCAGAAAAGCCATGCAACACTGAGTCTGACAATGCACATCGTCTGGGGTTAATTTCTTTATTATGTGACATGAAAATATCTTatgttttaaatttgaatatGAAATTAAAGAGAAGTGACTGAATAATTTCTTGCGAAGAAACATGAATGCAACAGACAGTGGGGACTGAAACTACACTGACACAACATCATCACAGTTAAACCTACCCAGCCCTGGAGTCCTCAGCTCCTGAGGTGGACTCGTCTCCTGCCTCCTGGTCCACTTCCTCATCGTCGTCCTCATCGGTGGTGCCTGACTCCTCACTTGAGGAGGAGTAGTCAGTGACCTTGTGGGGAGGCCTCACATCATCTACAGCACGAAGCTCCTTGGCCAGAGCTGTCAGGTCCTAAGAGGAAAAGTAAGGACGTCTTAGAAAGACTCAAGTCCAATATCTTGGCAAAACTCAGGTTGTCTAGAATGACGCCTTATTAATTTCAACATTTGGTGCAATTTATGCACCGACCAAATCAAAAAGCTACCAATTTGGTGCCACACTTAAATACACTTTAATTCTCAAAGAAATTAAGTCATCTTAAGTGAATCACTGCATAACTAATTTTCTAGACAATCTGAAAGGGGCCTTGAAGTCATCCCTCCTCACTTTTTTCTGTTCAACTTACATACACCTACAGCCTCAAATCTCTGGGTCCGTGTAGTAGAACATTTTGCCCTCTTAGGTGTTTTTGAATTGTCTATTTTTAGCCCAGCAGTACATTTTTCTCTAACCAAAAGACCTGTACTCAGAGGCTGCATGTTTCAAACCCTATAGTAGATCAACTTCGCCTTGGGCTCGAGTAATAGAGGCCACAGAAGAGAAAATGGCCAGTTTGAAACCTTGTTAGACCTGGGCTAAGATCCCAGTTAGTCTAAGTTCTAGGATGCGGTGAGTTAAGTGGCATATTGTTTGGAAAATCAAGTAATTAGATCATAGTCCGTGTCTTGTAACCATGTTGCCCTTGGCTTGTTTTCCCTTGCAGACTCTTAATAATGCAGTCTTGTAAGGTCAGTGACGAGCAAGAAAGGGAGGAGGGATACTTCTCTGACATGCTCAACAAAGAAAATGGGCCATAGTTTATCCAACAACAAAGCCAGATGAGATTAGGACTGGCAAGTacaaggaaacaggaaacagtgttTGCATTCAAATGTGGTAGCATTCAAATCTAGACTCAGGAAGCTGCTGCAGAGGGTTAACCCTTCTAGTGCCATGTGCGTTTTGTCGATGACAAGCACTAAAGTGAGAAAGAACTGTGAAGGCACGAAGACAGATGCCAGCAGAAGGCAATCACATCACAAACAGAAAGGACAGTAACCAATGACAGAACTAAAACGAATTATTGCATTAATCCTCAAGGGAAACAGTTCTTTTATCACAAACCTTTATCATACAATGCAATGAGTGGGGCAATGGTGCAAGCATAGCATAGGTGTGATTACGTATTCTCATTTAACAGGCTTACCACATCAGCCTAAGAGGTTCCCCAACAATCACGAACCATTGGATTCATGAGAAGTTGCACACACCCGGTGGTTGAATAATTAGAGTAgtagaaaatagagaaaaacacaagtgggaaaaaaagttttcaccTATTCAGCATCAAACAAGTTTAACCAGCACTTTAACAGCGGACTTACAGCTGGTCGAGTAGGCCTGGCAAGGTtcttttcatcttgttttttggGAACATTTTCAGGCCGCTGGAGAGGCGACCCTTCAGATTTGGAGGAAGCTTTGAGGGAACAAAAGGATGTAGCATTAGTGAGGGGAAACAGAACTGGGCAAAGAGACCTGGATCTGAAACAATCTTCAATTGCCTGcataaaaaacagcagaaaacgCACTAGAGCGTGAGCAGATAGCACTGCATAGTAATGAGTAAGAATGGTGTTATTATAGTAATAATGATAACGTACTAATAAGCAGTTAGTAGAGTTAGTGAAATGTAGCCGAGTACAGTACCAGGGGACTCACAGCGTGGCCTGAAGCGGTCACCAGAACTGGCCTGGGAGCCGGAGTTGGAGGAGCCGGAGGAGCTGCCGCTGCCTGGCCGAGGCTGCAGCTTCTCCACTCGGTCCCACAGCGGGCGCTGCTCCACATTACTGTCACAAAGAACAATGCCACATTAACAAGCACAGTGGAAACAAATGGTGATCAATCACAGTACACTGATgtgatatattttgttgttttctttctgatctgttgattattatttatttaactgaatgtaaatatatgttttttgtgctttcaaGTCACACGGCTGACATCCCACTAGTCCATACCAAACTTCCTTGGTACTACTCACATCAACCACAAAAACTGGTTGATTCACATATTTATAAAAAGGTATCAATTGATAATATGTCCTTAAAAGAACAACAGTGTGGAACCAGTTTCActtcatatttacagagactggaactatttctttcaTCCacctgcaactaatgatttcaTCTGTTACATACTgttataatgatgatgatttacCAATTGTACATTcatgttaaaataaacacacatttgttaGTAGTATTTTCTAAATCTAGCACTTCTCTATCAATGACGTTTTCTGCCAATCTAACATTTCCAGACTTAACAACTTTTAATCCTGCCAACCTGTGTCGTCACTGGCAACAGGAGTAATGTTCCTATAATAACCTATAAAATCTTTTCAAATTCTTTACTTACACGCCAGCGTTCCTCTGTCCGCCCTGGTTGCCTGGCTGTGACGGCAGAGGGGACTCTCGGCGCGACAGTACTGGAGACCTGGATGTTGTCCTTACTGGTACCTGGAGGAAACAGATTCAAAGGTCCTCACACAGTGGCAGGTATGTGTGCGTTAGATGATCCCATTAAATGGACACCAACAAATGACTAtcttccaaaataaaaacatctacCTAACAGAAAAATGAACAGCATCAGCATACCCGTATTCAGATCCACAAGCTTCAACGTGTCACTGATTGCCAGTGTAAATGATCTGAACAAATTTTATTGTGACAAGAAAACAGATAAGTGTACTTCATTAAGTTTTTTAGCTAAAGACATTGAGCATGACATTGTGAATTACAGTTGATCTTAAGTTGAAAATCAAATATGAGAATTTAAAGTTCACAAGATAAGAGTTTCAagtaaaacaagacagaaaccAGAGAAGAGCAACACATCTACTATAATTAGATAAACCCAATATTTGCTGTAGATTTATTCTGGTTCCCCAAAATAATTCTGCCATGGGTACAGACACAGGTAGAATAAAGTGATTCAGTACAAAAGCATCTCTTAACCCACAACAATTGAGCACTCAGAGAAAGCTCGACTTCTCTGTGATGGCAGAACCTCTCCAACACCGCCACCACACACTAAGAGCGAATTTCGGTCGGAGGAATGTGTTGTTTATTGATATCATGTTAAATCATTACTGAGTTTTGAATATTGCAGTTCAAATCCTCGTAATGTCGTTTGTAGGCTTAGAAATGCAAAGTTTCCtggtttaattttaatataactTACAGAAGTTGTATTTCACAACAGTGTTCAGTGTTGATGTTCAAGAAATGAGAATGAACACAGCAAGGCAGACGCAAACAGACAGGTTGTGGTTGAGCAGCGTGATCAGAGAAGTGATTGGCATGAGAATGAGGGAGAGGAGAGTCGAAGTGAGGAAAGGGATGggggatgggggaggggggcCCTCATCAGCTACTTACCTTGGGAGGTACCTCCTCACTGCTGGCCTGGTGTTCAGCCCTAGTATGGCCCTGAGGGTGGTGGAGGGGAGGTTGGGGCTGGGGGTCAGTGCGTGCGGGCgatgggtggtggtggtgatggtggggGTCCTGGGAACGCAGGTGGAGTTGTGCAAAGCTAGAGGTCACGCCGCCGGGCTCGCTGAAGGACTGGGAGCGAGAGACCAcgggcggaggaggaggagagggagcggcGCTGTTGCTGCTTTTTAGAGCAGCCAGGTGGGACCACTGGACCTTTGAGGGAGTGAGGGAAGGGGAGGAcaagagggggtgggggtgaaaCAAGCAGACAACACAGTGAGACATGAGGGAAGATGTGTGTGGCTTTTCACATATATGTGCGCAGAtttatacacatgcatacagcagACAAAAGCACAACACGACACGATGATGTGTTTCACTCAGATTCATTGTCTGGGCTTTAGATTGATGCCactgcttaaaggaatagttcaatattttgggaaatacgcttatttgctttctcgcTGAGAGTTAGAAATTGTTATCAGTCTTATGACGgtaaatataaagttaaaaccacaacttgtcgtttttgtacagattaaacaaacatgttaatcagtgagctttagaggtgactgtaggcagatttttttaacctttggacagagccaggctagctgtcgcCAcccattttcagtctttatgctaagctaagttaaccggttgctggcagtagcttaatatttagcgtacagataCGAGCGTGGTAGCGAATAAGCGTATATTCTAAAATGACGAACTAATCCTTAAACATATTATTACACTATTGGATGtattttcagaaaaatacaTTGCGTAACTTAAGTTAAGTAAAAGTTATTTAAGTTGCAGGTATTACTTTGCAAAAGAATAAAAACCTATGATATGATTTTTGTGGCATAAAGTGGATTATTCAGTGATGAAGAACTTTGTCTGTAAACATACATATTCCTCCATGGTggccattttaaaatatattatggCCATGCCTGGTTTAGATTAGTGGTTCTCAGACTGGTCCCAGGCAACACAATAAGGATGTGTTCGGTTTTATGAGCAATAAGGTTTAACATCTTACGCACTTGTGTTCGAGTGTGCACTCCTTGCTATTTGCTCAGCGGGAAGAAAAATGCCACAAGGTGACACATTGAACAACATAATATCTAGATGATAAACTGGTGTAAGAGCATTGATGGGAGCAGGGTGGGGATGCTGACTGAACTACTGTATAGTCTCCTCTTGAATCTTTGATTAAGTGAGTTAGAATAAAAACCTTCTCTATGATATTAACTTGCCAGATCTATGCCTTTATACTACTGAGGCTACTGGCTAATTTACCTGCATTGGTGGGCTTTGTGTGCAAGTCAACAgccaaaaatgatcaaaaaggTGAACAGCTTGAAGCGACAGGTCAcccaaaaacacaataacagatATCAGAtggagatatcagctgtagATACATACAAAATGGACTCAGTAGCATTTGTTTATGTCAAACaatgtgtgttaaaaaaaactctaaAGGACTATCTCTTTCCAAATATGTCATTAATTAACAGACATTGTTGTTAACAGTTTCATTGCAGATTACTGTCTTTGCTGCCAACTGTTTCCACACAGAAGGAAGATAAGAGGGCTAAAACATGGGTCCAACAGTCTACATATACACTTCACCGCCCTGCTGCCCTAAAACCGTGCGAGTACACAAATCCAGCAGTGAGGGAGGAAGAGTGCAACAGGGGGAAGAGGacaagaggaagggaggaaggaattACCTGAGGCTCCATGGGCCGGTGCATTGCGGAGGCCTCGGAGGAGGGGCCGCCATTGGAGAATGGTTCAGAGGAGCGGGGAGGCAGTGGGGGCTGCTTGGGAGGAGGGGCAGTCTGAGGGGAGCCCTGAATGTTCTTACGGTACCGCTCGTCAGCCTGGGATGAGGGAATTGTACAGGACAAAGATGGAATGAGGGTCAGGAGAAATATTTCAATgactgaaaaaaagattaaaaaaccAAGTAGAAGGGAACCACTTCTAAAGTTTAAAATAACAGTGGCAAAGATGAAATGTCTGCATAGGCCATGAAATACCTTATGGCTTGAAGCTGAGTGCACTCAATTTAACAGTGTATGTTCTGGGAATTAACCGTTTTCTTTTCTGATAAAAAATGGTTTCCAtctccttgttttttttgtttttttttttaaatattattgtcCATTAGGAGTCTTTTGTCACACGCTGAAACCTTCATATTTGACTGACAAAGATCAACAATAAAGACATCTGGTGACAATGATATTAAACATGCTTGAAGCCCATTCAAGGCAGCCGTACAGACACAGGTATATGTGCACAGACAAAGGTGGAGACAGGACTCTTTCAAACAAATACATCctagaaaacacatttcaatcaTAAATGGTGGGAAAGATCATTGTTAATGACACAGAACAGCTCTGTTGATGAGGGGAGACACGGTGGGTGTCCTGCATGTTAGTCTGAGCCTCAGCCATCCACATGCAACGACCCAATCCACACACATTGAGAGTCAAAAACAGCCATATTGAAGAGTTTCACAGGTCGGCCATCCAAGATCAAGAGAAATTCCAAACACTTGTGGTTGAGTATTGTTCTGAGGAGAAAAACCTCTAAGAAAAAAGGATGAAAGGACACCTTGAGTTTTTCCTTGTGATGAGACAGGGCTCAATTGGCAGTAGATGAAAGAGTGACAAATTattactaaaaacaaaaaaaaaaataagtgcCTAAAACATGCTCATGTAAGCAAGAATTAAAATCATCTTTGTTTCCATGgggaaacaataaaataaattatttgaaaatggaGCCTAAGAGATGTTGATTGAAGTAAAACACAAATCTTGcttatttttccactttttcccAAACCTACAAATtgattatttctctttctcttgctccaCCTGCTTCAAgtgaaaatgaagacaaaaatatttcaaacatcTAATGGTTTTAGTAGTCAAGGAGACTAGCAACAGTGCAAGTGAGAGCGAGTGCCAAGAGAGAGTGGAGGAGTTTTATTCAGGACATAAAAAGGCTGATTGCTGGTGGTTGCGAGCCTGTGG includes these proteins:
- the LOC122871853 gene encoding mitogen-activated protein kinase kinase kinase kinase 4-like isoform X2, which codes for MANDSPAKSLVDIDLASLRDPAGIFELVEVVGNGTYGQVYKGRHVKTGQLAAIKVMDVTEDEEEEIKLEINMLKKYSHHRNIATYYGAFIKKSPPGHDDQLWLVMEFCGAGSITDLVKNTKGNQLKEDWIAYISREILRGLAHLHAHHVIHRDIKGQNVLLTENAEVKLVDFGVSAQLDRTVGRRNTFIGTPYWMAPEVIACDENPDATYDYRSDLWSCGITAIEMAEGAPPLCDMHPMRALFLIPRNPPPRLKSKKWSKKFFSFIEGCLVKNYTQRPPTEQLLKHPFIRDQPNERQVRIQLKDHIDRTKKKRGEKDETEYEYSGSEEEEEDPPEQEGEPSSIVNVPGESTLRRDFIRLQQENKERSEALRRQQLLQEQQLREQEEYKRQLLAERQKRIEQQKEQRRRLEEQQRREREMRRQQEREQRRREQEEKRRIEEMDRRRKEEEERRRAEDEKRRNDREQEYIRRQLEEEQRHLEMLQEQLLREQAMLLEFKWRELEEQRKAERLHKRLQQEQAYLRSLQHESKQQPGDKTKLPSDHSKPPQTSTLPPDLTTTPQAQVLDSAVSVAKGTCESSRAPQTIPSDSTKSQAAVPEKTDSDETCPCQLSNSPSPAQTETPTDSEPPQAEGLEPDRPAEPVSNPPPQPIREADERYRKNIQGSPQTAPPPKQPPLPPRSSEPFSNGGPSSEASAMHRPMEPQVQWSHLAALKSSNSAAPSPPPPPVVSRSQSFSEPGGVTSSFAQLHLRSQDPHHHHHHPSPARTDPQPQPPLHHPQGHTRAEHQASSEEVPPKVPVRTTSRSPVLSRRESPLPSQPGNQGGQRNAGVNVEQRPLWDRVEKLQPRPGSGSSSGSSNSGSQASSGDRFRPRCESPASSKSEGSPLQRPENVPKKQDEKNLARPTRPAADVDLTALAKELRAVDDVRPPHKVTDYSSSSEESGTTDEDDDEEVDQEAGDESTSGAEDSRAGYSHGFCRRLSNGETESAKTMLVEDSESDQATTPCKDGTLVIRQSTVDIKRSVNLSSSSSSSAGPGHGHGQPQPPGHGLPEKNGFAGRIHHLPDLIQQSHHSPSSSTTIPSSSSSSSFPSSSSHASPAMSPQNPLDKLTAIESQSESNSMSKHKSSSSFTPFIDPRLLQISPSSGSSLNNMAFGQDGRLADPLRSDPSRKGSVVNVNPVNTRPPSDTPEIRKYKKRFNSEILCAALWGVNLLVGTESGLMLLDRSGQGKVYPLINRRRIQQMDVLEGLNVLVTISGKKNKLRVYYLSWLRNKILHNDPEVEKKQGWVNVGDLEGCVHYKVVKYERIKFLVLALKNAVEVYAWAPKPYHKFMAFKSFGDLVHRPLLVDLTVEEGQRLKVIYGSCSGFHAVDVDSGAVYDIYLPTHIQTSIQCHAIIILPNTDGIELLVCYEDEGVYVNTYGRITKDVVLQWGEMPTSVAYIRSNQIMGWGEKAIEIRSVETGHLDGVFMHKRAQRLKFLCERNDKVFFASVRPGGASQVYFMTLGRTSLMSW